GGCCATAAACTCCCTGCAAAACAGGGGACTCATCATCACCTTTATCAAGCCGACCAAAGAGAAAGGAGGATTATTTGGCGGACTTTCGGCCAGTTTCGGGTTCTTCAATCGCGTCAAACCTAGAGACATCGTTATTTTATCCCGCCAGTTGTCCACCCTTTTTGAGGCCAAAATATCAGTGCTGGATTCGCTCAGGTTGATGTCCGGACAGACTAAGAACCTGCGGCTTAAAAGCGTCCTGACGGAAATCGTGGAGGACATCAAAGGCGGCTCGCCGCTTTCCGCCTCCATGGGCAAGCACCCCGACGTGTTTTCCCCGTTTTACGCTAACATGGTCAAGTCCGGCGAGGAGTCCGGCAAGCTGGAAGAAATATTCCGCGCCCTGGCCGATCATTTGGAACGCTCCTACGAGCTCGCCAGTAAAACGAAAAACGCCCTCATTTATCCCGCGTTCGTCGTCATTACTTTTTTCATAGTTATGATTCTGATGCTCACTTTCGTCATACCCAAACTGACGGCGGTGCTGATAGACAGCGGCCAGCAGATACCCATTTACACCAGAATACTCATCGGAGTCAGCGATTTCTTCAAGCAGTTTGGCGTGTTCATAATGATAGGGCTTATGGGCGGGGCGGCGTTTATGTGGCGCTATTCCAAAACTCCAAAGGGTAAAATGGCCATTTCCAGCCTTCAGACGACAATACCTTTCGTCGGCGGGCTTTACACCAAGTTTTACGTTTCCAGAATGACGGACAATATGGAAACGCTTCTTTCCGCCGGCGTGCCGGCCATCCGATCGCTCGAGATATCGGCCGACGTAGTGGGCAACGAGGTATACAAGAAAATTCTTACCGACGCTTCGCTGGAAGTAAAAGGAGGCAAGTCCATCTCGGACTCATTTTCCCGCTACGAAGAAATACCGATGATGGTGACGCAGATGGTCAAAATCGGGGAAGAAACGGGCAAACTGGACTTTATGCTCAAAACCTTGAGTAAATTCTACAAAAAGGAAGTGGACACCACCGTGGATACGCTGGTCAGCCTGATAGAGCCGGTGATGATAGTGTTTCTAGGCGGCGCCGTCGGCATCCTGCTTATTTCCATTCTCGGGCCGATTTATAATATGACAGCGGCGTTTTGACCCTGTGAAATCCCGCAAAGCGGGAATTCCGCAAAAGGCGGAATTATTTCACAGGGTAAACTTATCCACACCCGCTTAATTGCTTGTTTTTGGCAATTTATTGTAAAATAACAGCAAATTAATATATTTTGGTCGATTTGATTTTTAATCAAACAAATATTAGTTTATCAATTTTAATTTATAAAAAACATTATGATTAACAAAAAGAAAGGTTTTACCCTCATTGAATTGCTGGTCGTCATCGCCATCATCGGCATTCTTTCCTCCGTTGTTTTGGCTTCGTTAAACAGCGCGAGAACGAAATCAAGGGACGCCAAGAGAATTTCTGACCTGAAACAAGTTCAGTTAGCATTGGAATATTATTTTGATGCTAACAGAACATATCCAACGACAGCCGCCCTTAGCAATACTGCTGGTACTTTTGGCACAGCTTTAAGCGCTGCACTGGTTACAACCGGCTATCTCCCAACAATTCCAGACGATCCAATTTCAGCCACTTACGAATATTATTATCAGCCTGCTACGTTTAGCGGCGGAACATACACTGCTTGCAGCTCAGGTTGTACGTCTTATGTTCTTGGAGCGAGGCTTGAAGATGTAAATAATCCGGTGCTTACTTCTGATACTGATGTTACGGTTGGTACGGTTTTCTATGGCAACGCAGCGTCTTGTATTGCGAGCGGTGGAACAGAACAATGTTTCTCTGTCACTAATTAGTTTGGTTTTATTTATTTTTAAATTTATTTTTAAAAACAATAATCAACACAAAACCCTCCGGCAAATGCCGGAGGGTTTTGTGTTACCCCCATAAACCCCCAGCTTTAGCTGGGGTGTGCGTTTAAAGACGAAGTCCTTGTAATAAAATCACCTTAAGTCGATATTAACAACCTAAGGTGATTTTTGCGTATGAACAAGCGATTGTATCAGCTGACCCACTCAACATGGATCTGCGATTATCACGTTGTCTGGTGTTCCAAATACCGTGGAAAAGTGTTGGAACCACCTTTTATTAAACAAGAGCTGAAAAGAATGTTCAAGTACATAGCCAAATGGAAAGGACTTGTAATCCAGCAGTGGCACATCGGAGACGAACACATCCATCTGTTTGTATCCATTCCGCCCAAATATTCCGTCGCCTACATAACCCAGGTAATGAAAGGAAAAACCTCAATGTGGCTGAAGAAAAAGACCAAGAAATTCCCGAAAGGAACGCTGTGGGCAAGAGGCTATTATGTTTCCACCATCGGCATTAACGAACACCAGATAAGAAACTACATCAAAAACCAGCAACACCACCAAGTGGAAATGCCCACGCTGTTTTAATCCGCCGAAGGCGGAAAGAAAGAAACCCCTAGTTTTAACTAGGGGTTTTCATTGTGACAAACTCTTAATCTTGATTACGGTTTCAAGTCATAACAAGCATCGGTGGTCGCCGTTGAACTTCCACAGTAGTCAACCCCGCCGCCATCAAAATCTGATCCTGTTCCTCCAGTACAAACCGTTCCGCCACCTTCATTGTCAATATCAGAATCAAAGATGGCGTTGCCGGTGTCTTCCAAAGTGGCGCCAATATGATAGCTGTCGCACGGTGCGCCGCTTACATCACTGGAAATACCAGTGTACTGGTAAATGTAATTGCCGGAATTAAGCGGGTCCGCCGGGGTTGCCGGCATATAATTGCCGGTTACCAAAGCCGCGAGGTCGGCCGGATACTCCTGGTTGTTGTCGTTATAGTACATATCAAGAGCTGTCCTTATTTGCTTTAAGTCGGCTATTCTTTTGACATCTCTGGCTTTTACTCTGGCCGAGTTGAGGCTGGCCAAAACCACGCTGGAGAGTATGCCGATAATGGCAATGACAACCAAGAGCTCTATTAAAGTAAAACCCTTTTTAAACTGTTTTTTCATAAAATTATTTTTAATAATTGCGACCTTTAGTAAAATTTTTCAAAAAATTTTATGCTTTCAGTATAACAATGGCGTAAAAATCATCAATTTCCTTATCCACATCATCCCCTCATCGACGCCCCTCATCGACGTCGGACGGATGATAGCTTAGCTACTCAATAATTAAACCACCCATTTTATTTAATGAGTCAACAGACCACTCTTTTATAAATCTTTCGTAGTCCGACTCGTCTTTAAATTGATTTTTGATAATTTCAATTCCTGATATTATCTCATCGACGTCCGACGTCGATGAAGGGGTAAGGTAGTGTCTTAAACTTGACCATTTGTAGCTTAGGATTTTTTTCTTTTCCAATTCCCAGTTTTTTAATTTATTTTCTCTCCAATCCTTACTACTCAGAAAATCCAAAGGGTTTAAGTGTATGTAAACTGACAAATGCAAAAGATATTCATTTGAATCAATATGCTTTGCTTTGAAACTGCCTTCAAACAAAGAACCCCTCCTTTCATTTTTTGTGTTTATATACTTTGCTATTGATGTATTGCATCTTCTTATAAAATCACTTACTCCGTTTTCTTTAATTTCTTTTATTAAAAGATGATAATGATTGGGCATTATTGCGTAGCATAATATTTCTGAAAGTCTTTCCCCTGATTTTGATATTTCAATCGCTTTTTCAAGCGTGGCTGTTCGGTAATTTCTAAGATAATCGAAAGCCTGACTGGATTTTGTTGAGTTGGCTAATAAAAATGTTTGGGCTAATTTGTTTGCATTGTCTTTGTCGCTAAATTCCGGCATGCCCAAAATAACCCTGCTATATACATG
The Candidatus Paceibacter sp. DNA segment above includes these coding regions:
- a CDS encoding transposase → MIREEKLTIGEYYHVYSRVILGMPEFSDKDNANKLAQTFLLANSTKSSQAFDYLRNYRTATLEKAIEISKSGERLSEILCYAIMPNHYHLLIKEIKENGVSDFIRRCNTSIAKYINTKNERRGSLFEGSFKAKHIDSNEYLLHLSVYIHLNPLDFLSSKDWRENKLKNWELEKKKILSYKWSSLRHYLTPSSTSDVDEIISGIEIIKNQFKDESDYERFIKEWSVDSLNKMGGLIIE
- a CDS encoding type II secretion system F family protein, which encodes MLYQYTAVNMEGQSSSGSIEASSMEVAINSLQNRGLIITFIKPTKEKGGLFGGLSASFGFFNRVKPRDIVILSRQLSTLFEAKISVLDSLRLMSGQTKNLRLKSVLTEIVEDIKGGSPLSASMGKHPDVFSPFYANMVKSGEESGKLEEIFRALADHLERSYELASKTKNALIYPAFVVITFFIVMILMLTFVIPKLTAVLIDSGQQIPIYTRILIGVSDFFKQFGVFIMIGLMGGAAFMWRYSKTPKGKMAISSLQTTIPFVGGLYTKFYVSRMTDNMETLLSAGVPAIRSLEISADVVGNEVYKKILTDASLEVKGGKSISDSFSRYEEIPMMVTQMVKIGEETGKLDFMLKTLSKFYKKEVDTTVDTLVSLIEPVMIVFLGGAVGILLISILGPIYNMTAAF
- a CDS encoding prepilin-type N-terminal cleavage/methylation domain-containing protein; the encoded protein is MINKKKGFTLIELLVVIAIIGILSSVVLASLNSARTKSRDAKRISDLKQVQLALEYYFDANRTYPTTAALSNTAGTFGTALSAALVTTGYLPTIPDDPISATYEYYYQPATFSGGTYTACSSGCTSYVLGARLEDVNNPVLTSDTDVTVGTVFYGNAASCIASGGTEQCFSVTN
- a CDS encoding type II secretion system protein; protein product: MKKQFKKGFTLIELLVVIAIIGILSSVVLASLNSARVKARDVKRIADLKQIRTALDMYYNDNNQEYPADLAALVTGNYMPATPADPLNSGNYIYQYTGISSDVSGAPCDSYHIGATLEDTGNAIFDSDIDNEGGGTVCTGGTGSDFDGGGVDYCGSSTATTDACYDLKP
- the tnpA gene encoding IS200/IS605 family transposase, with protein sequence MNKRLYQLTHSTWICDYHVVWCSKYRGKVLEPPFIKQELKRMFKYIAKWKGLVIQQWHIGDEHIHLFVSIPPKYSVAYITQVMKGKTSMWLKKKTKKFPKGTLWARGYYVSTIGINEHQIRNYIKNQQHHQVEMPTLF